CGTCGGCGAGTTGTCCGGTGGTGAGCGTGGTCGTCTGCATCTGGCGAAACTGCTGCAGGTTGGCGGTAACGTTCTGCTGCTCGATGAACCAACAAACGACCTCGACATCGAAACCCTGCGCGCGCTGGAAAACGCCCTGCTGGAGTTCCCGGGCTGCGCGATGGTTATCTCGCACGACCGTTGGTTCCTGGACCGTATCGCCACCCACATTCTGGATTACCAGGATGAAGGGAAAGTGGAGTTCTTCGAAGGTAACTTCACCGAATACGAAGAGTACAAGAAACGCACGCTGGGCGCCGACGCGCTGGAGCCGAAGCGTATTAAGTACAAGCGTATCGCGAAATAAAAGTAAAACGGCAACTTCGGTTGCCGTTTTTTATATTTGTTCCCTCTCCCCGTGGGAAAGGGTCAGGGTGAGGGCATCAGGCCGCACATAATCACCCACCCACGTAAAATCGCTTAACCTCATCAAACTGCATCGCAAAGTCGATATAGCTCATCAGCGCGGGCGAGTTAAGCTTACGGCTCGGATAGGCCAGCCACAGGTCGTTTCCTTCGACGTTCCACGCCGGCAGTACCTGCACCAGTGCCCCTTTTTCGATCTTATCTTCCAGTAGAAATGCGGGCAGCAAAGTGATCCCCGCGCCAGCAACCGCGCACTCACGGGCATACACCAGATTATCCGTCATATGTGCGTTATCCGGCAGATAGCGGTAATCCTCGCTCTCGCTTTGCAGCAGCCATTCAGACCAGGCCTTATGGGTTATACAGCGGTGCTCCACCAGCTGACGGGGATGGTTCAGTGGCTCCCGCCGCGCCAGATAATCTGGCGAAGCCAGCATATAGCGCGGGCAGTGACCAATCATGCGACCTATCAGCGAGGAGTCTTGCGGTTTACCGGTACGCAGCGCGACGTCAAAGCCAGACTCCACCAGATCGAGCACGTCGTCAGAAATCGAGACATCCAGCGAAACGTCAGGATAGCGGAGCTGAAACTCGGCATTCAGGTGTGCCAGTAATGTCGCGCCAATCCCTGCCGGGCAGGTGATGCGAAGCCGTCCGCTGGGGTTTTCTCGCAGTCGCTGAATGGCATATTCCGCCCTTTCGCTGGCCGCCAGCATCTCGCGACAATGCACCAGATAGTGCTCCCCCGCAAAGGTCAGATTCAGCCTGCGCGTGGTGCGATTTAGCAGGCGGATCCCCACCTGCTGCTCAAGCTGGCTAATCCGCTGGCTAACGCTGGATTTCGGCAAGTCAGCCTTCTGCGCTGCAGCAGTAAAGCTCCCCATCTCGGCCACCAGCGCAAACAGCGCCATATCCTGAAGCTGTTTAAACATGATTGTTCATCCTGTACGAACACTTCGTTCTTGATTGTCCATCTTATCACGCGCATGGCCACTTAATAGACTAGTCTCAACAAAACGCATTCCATTGAGGAGTTCACCATGTCAGTTAAAGCCATTGCCGTTAACCCAGAAAATCCCGCTGCTTTCATTGAAATTTCCCAACCCATGCCGCAGCCTGGCGAGCACGATCTGTTGGTGGAAGTGAAGGCCGTCTCAATTAACCCGGTTGATACTAAAGTCCACGCGAGTATTGCTAAAAATGGCCTCAAGGATCCGCGCATTCTCGGCTGGGATGCCAGCGGGATCGTCAAAGCGGTTGGGGCAAGCGTCACCGGCTTCAAACCGGGCGACGAAGTATGGTACGCGGGCGACATTACCCGTCCGGGCAGTAATGCCACGCACCAGCTGATTGATGCACGCATTGTCGGACACAAACCGACAAGCCTTGGCTGGGATGCTGCCGCCGCATTGCCGCTGACCGCGCTCACCGCCTGGGAAGGGTTGTTTGAGCGCCTGAACATTCAGGATGCCGGATCGGACAAAACGCTGCTGATCATCGGCGGTGCCGGCGGCGTGGGCTCCCTGGCGATCCCGTTTGCAAAACACAACAGCAAGGTCAGGGTCATCGCCACCGCGTCGCGGGAAGATTCTGCCCGGTGGTGTCGCGATCGCGGCGCGGATCTGGTGGTGAATTATCGCGATCTGCAAGGTGAACTGGCCAAAGAGGGCATCACCTTTGTGGATTACATTTTCATCCTCAATGATACCGATGGCCACTGGGATGCGGCCAGCGAACTGATTGCACCGCAGGGGCATATCTGCTCCATCGTCGAAAATGCGCATCCGCTGAACCAGGACAAGCTGAAATCCAAATCCGCCGCCCTGCACTGGGAATTTATGTACACCCGCAGCATGTACCAGACTGCCGATATGGCGCGTCAGGGTGAGATCTTAAACGAGGTGGCGAAGCTGGTGGATAACGGCGTGGTGGAAAGCTCGCTCAGCGAAACGCTGCACGGGCTGAGCGTGGAAAGCATTACCGAGGCGCACCGCAAAGTGCTGGACGGGCATATGCGCGGGAAAGTGGTGGTTGCGTTCTGAGTGGCCTGATTTCCTCACCCCGGCCCTCTCCCAAAGGGAGAGGGTTAGGGTGAGGGGCAAGCCTGCGAATTTACCCCTGCTCCCCCATCATCTCCTTCACCAGCTCGACGCAGCGCAGGAAACGGGTGTCGTAATCTGACGCTTCAACGTGGACAAACTCCACGTTGTTCTCGTGAAGCATCTCCACCAGCATCGTCTGGAACTCTTTTCTGTCCACAGAGCTGCCAAGACTGCGCATCCCATCGGCTACCCACGGGGTGTTGTTTTCCAGCAGGATCACCAGGTCGAAGCGATATTCATCGATCAGCGCCTGTACGAACGGGTGTTCGCGCCCTTCATACTTCTTACAGAAAGCTTGTGTGGTGACAAAATCGGTGTCGATGAAGGCCACTTTATTGGCATATTTCACCGCGAAATCAATGTACTGCGCATGACCGAGCGCGATTTTATCGTAATCAGAATACTGAAGCGCCATCTCGTCTCCCCCCA
This region of Enterobacter cloacae complex sp. R_G8 genomic DNA includes:
- a CDS encoding LysR family transcriptional regulator encodes the protein MFKQLQDMALFALVAEMGSFTAAAQKADLPKSSVSQRISQLEQQVGIRLLNRTTRRLNLTFAGEHYLVHCREMLAASERAEYAIQRLRENPSGRLRITCPAGIGATLLAHLNAEFQLRYPDVSLDVSISDDVLDLVESGFDVALRTGKPQDSSLIGRMIGHCPRYMLASPDYLARREPLNHPRQLVEHRCITHKAWSEWLLQSESEDYRYLPDNAHMTDNLVYARECAVAGAGITLLPAFLLEDKIEKGALVQVLPAWNVEGNDLWLAYPSRKLNSPALMSYIDFAMQFDEVKRFYVGG
- a CDS encoding zinc-binding alcohol dehydrogenase family protein yields the protein MSVKAIAVNPENPAAFIEISQPMPQPGEHDLLVEVKAVSINPVDTKVHASIAKNGLKDPRILGWDASGIVKAVGASVTGFKPGDEVWYAGDITRPGSNATHQLIDARIVGHKPTSLGWDAAAALPLTALTAWEGLFERLNIQDAGSDKTLLIIGGAGGVGSLAIPFAKHNSKVRVIATASREDSARWCRDRGADLVVNYRDLQGELAKEGITFVDYIFILNDTDGHWDAASELIAPQGHICSIVENAHPLNQDKLKSKSAALHWEFMYTRSMYQTADMARQGEILNEVAKLVDNGVVESSLSETLHGLSVESITEAHRKVLDGHMRGKVVVAF